A DNA window from Halorubrum sp. DM2 contains the following coding sequences:
- a CDS encoding transposase has translation MAPTQSSRRAVYRRVAQTSYYDWPAYRATPLYDRSSTAGLAEDVRVLAAVWFDHDAHDSIEAFVAHWPLAYVEFDAHDRYAGSTTYEMETLFRGFLLKELYGWDHETALCSYLEDRPSLRRRLEFETVPDQSTLWRSWHYRFTSDLRECIETAARTILIKASDAGVSVPRTPPRTIPRRQTDDDETTGPSTFERKQQLTTHVSHLVYPAFSLDRANGCAIHENAFWNLQTYLGLQENLAANEGARSFRYDTTRERTPLGHNHRDQIRSLSIERIREMYREAAQRLVNRTAQMRSLYQRSYIAIDTTEADPFTGDRTGHEDEIIGTKEKTAEYAYQWATVQLIGDSVPLVLDARPIRKGDTRLEIVEDLLDSAMGLVNVDRVFMDREFDSQQILEAIADRGVTYVVPKRMHTSEKAQAKRLLQRDQDRYVTDRKLHLGNNEWHETTLQYRRKKNSDRTDYGQYAVFMTNGNPSAITEYGKRWDIERGYKSIKRFMAATTSKDFVLRFFYFAFACLLYSIWRGIDMLFQCEMGGVYDREPVVTAQNTLTLLRQETGIG, from the coding sequence ATGGCACCGACACAATCCTCTCGACGTGCTGTGTACCGTCGGGTCGCCCAGACGTCCTACTACGACTGGCCAGCCTATCGTGCCACGCCACTCTACGACCGGAGTTCGACAGCTGGCCTTGCTGAAGATGTCCGGGTCCTTGCGGCCGTCTGGTTCGACCACGACGCCCACGACTCTATCGAAGCGTTCGTCGCTCACTGGCCGCTTGCCTACGTCGAATTCGACGCTCACGATCGCTACGCTGGGAGTACGACCTACGAGATGGAGACGCTATTCCGTGGGTTTCTCCTCAAGGAACTCTACGGGTGGGACCACGAAACGGCACTCTGTTCGTATCTGGAAGACCGACCCTCTCTCCGCCGTCGCCTCGAGTTCGAAACTGTCCCCGACCAGTCGACGCTCTGGCGGAGTTGGCACTATCGGTTCACCTCCGACCTCCGCGAGTGTATCGAAACTGCCGCGCGGACGATCCTCATCAAGGCGTCCGACGCTGGGGTCTCGGTTCCACGGACCCCGCCGCGTACAATTCCGCGTCGCCAGACCGATGACGACGAGACGACCGGCCCATCTACGTTCGAACGCAAACAACAGCTCACGACTCACGTCAGCCACCTCGTCTATCCGGCGTTTTCGCTCGACCGTGCGAATGGCTGTGCTATCCACGAAAACGCGTTTTGGAACCTTCAAACGTATCTCGGCCTTCAAGAGAACCTCGCTGCCAATGAGGGCGCTCGCAGCTTCCGCTACGACACGACACGCGAGCGGACGCCCCTCGGTCATAATCATCGAGACCAGATACGATCGCTATCCATCGAGCGCATCCGTGAGATGTATCGCGAGGCTGCCCAGCGACTCGTCAATCGGACGGCCCAGATGCGAAGTCTATACCAGCGTAGCTACATCGCCATCGACACGACGGAAGCCGACCCGTTCACCGGTGACCGGACGGGCCACGAAGACGAGATCATCGGCACGAAAGAGAAGACCGCCGAGTACGCCTATCAGTGGGCAACTGTTCAGCTTATCGGTGATTCTGTCCCACTGGTTCTCGACGCACGTCCCATCCGGAAGGGTGACACCCGCTTAGAGATCGTCGAAGACCTCCTCGATTCGGCAATGGGGCTCGTCAACGTTGACCGCGTGTTCATGGACCGGGAGTTCGACAGCCAGCAGATTCTCGAAGCGATAGCCGACCGGGGGGTCACATATGTCGTACCAAAGCGGATGCACACCAGCGAGAAAGCTCAGGCCAAACGATTGCTTCAGCGCGACCAAGACCGCTACGTCACCGACCGCAAACTCCACCTTGGTAACAACGAGTGGCACGAGACGACGCTCCAGTACCGTCGGAAGAAGAACTCAGACCGGACGGATTACGGGCAGTACGCCGTGTTCATGACCAACGGCAACCCCAGCGCAATCACAGAATATGGGAAACGCTGGGACATTGAGCGCGGCTACAAGTCGATCAAGCGGTTCATGGCAGCGACAACGTCGAAAGATTTCGTGCTGCGATTTTTCTATTTCGCGTTTGCGTGTCTCCTGTACTCGATCTGGCGGGGGATCGACATGCTGTTCCAGTGTGAGATGGGTGGTGTGTACGACCGTGAACCCGTTGTAACGGCGCAGAACACGCTGACATTACTCCGGCAGGAGACAGGGATCGGGTAG
- a CDS encoding ribbon-helix-helix domain-containing protein, with protein MEPITLRLPSDLLEELDAESDEAGFSTRSEYIRHLLFNRPDLSQLAAIEGSTAPPEAEQIEEIDQTVGELTERVEILTQRVTELEGETASRGGDSSTSPVNSTSETPSTAGESTTEEQSGGGPQSEEGNADLAEFEHWLESDGPQSDNARTVLLDAARILDGQGPLKASDLRQRLFDRHPEAYDSAEALWASTVERLYDDLPGFDRPEYGQYTFNRDDL; from the coding sequence ATGGAACCAATTACACTTCGACTACCATCCGACCTCCTCGAAGAGTTGGATGCTGAATCGGACGAAGCCGGATTCAGTACCCGCTCAGAATACATCCGCCATCTTCTGTTCAATCGCCCTGACCTCAGTCAACTGGCGGCCATAGAGGGATCGACAGCACCACCTGAGGCTGAACAGATCGAAGAAATTGACCAAACCGTCGGCGAGCTTACCGAACGAGTTGAAATACTCACGCAACGGGTAACTGAGTTGGAGGGGGAAACCGCTTCTAGAGGCGGAGACTCATCTACATCTCCTGTGAATTCAACATCGGAGACTCCGTCTACAGCTGGAGAATCGACTACCGAAGAACAATCCGGCGGTGGCCCTCAATCGGAGGAGGGTAACGCAGATCTTGCCGAATTTGAGCACTGGCTTGAGAGTGACGGTCCACAGAGTGATAACGCTCGCACTGTCTTGCTGGACGCTGCTAGGATTTTAGATGGGCAAGGACCGCTCAAGGCAAGCGATTTACGACAGCGACTGTTCGACCGGCATCCGGAAGCGTACGATTCTGCCGAAGCACTATGGGCATCAACGGTTGAACGCCTCTATGACGACCTTCCGGGATTCGACCGACCAGAATACGGGCAGTACACATTCAATCGAGACGATCTGTAG
- a CDS encoding helix-turn-helix domain-containing protein, giving the protein MSSDSTSTTTDSDEDGLEQYVDEQLFSGSMGTLTDHIARKAALGDGRRYAILYYLWDREEVARKELAKAVDDPGFDLTHHLGELVDAGLIARVGAPEDGDGRQTFYRVTHIGRQEITSDVQNITGSEPQ; this is encoded by the coding sequence ATGTCCTCGGATTCCACTTCCACGACGACCGACTCTGATGAGGACGGTCTTGAACAGTACGTGGACGAGCAGCTGTTCAGCGGTAGTATGGGGACGCTCACGGATCATATCGCACGGAAAGCAGCGCTGGGTGATGGTCGACGATATGCTATCCTGTACTACCTGTGGGATCGTGAGGAAGTCGCACGGAAAGAACTCGCTAAGGCTGTTGACGATCCTGGATTTGACCTTACTCACCACCTCGGAGAGCTCGTTGATGCTGGCTTGATCGCTCGCGTTGGAGCTCCAGAAGATGGAGATGGTCGACAAACGTTCTACCGGGTCACACATATTGGACGGCAGGAGATAACGTCTGATGTCCAGAACATCACTGGTTCCGAACCCCAGTGA